Proteins co-encoded in one Segatella copri genomic window:
- a CDS encoding RteC domain-containing protein, translating into MEYNILIETDFFNLLNAGHKNKGGNALENSYREFIKVVVDLCSTNVKQAVFALSYAETELDFHLSMPHIKDCLGTVGLYVRKAIAFVRRMQEHVAATYHLHVTTSTSEASPPVSSESKPLVKWTGNAVDLVEMVYGICVMGSVNDGDVKFKDLAQAMYQFFGIKAKDCYRFYTDIRRRKNHSRTYFLDRMQEKLNDKMRKDDELERMRR; encoded by the coding sequence ATGGAATACAACATATTGATAGAGACTGATTTTTTCAACTTGCTGAATGCAGGTCATAAGAACAAAGGTGGTAACGCTTTGGAGAACTCATACCGTGAGTTTATCAAGGTTGTGGTTGATTTATGCAGCACCAACGTGAAGCAAGCGGTCTTTGCACTGTCATACGCAGAGACCGAGCTTGACTTTCATCTGTCAATGCCCCATATAAAGGATTGTTTGGGAACCGTAGGCTTGTATGTGCGCAAGGCTATTGCATTTGTCCGAAGGATGCAAGAGCATGTGGCAGCAACATATCATCTTCATGTGACCACATCCACTTCAGAAGCCTCTCCGCCAGTATCATCAGAATCAAAGCCATTAGTAAAATGGACTGGCAATGCCGTTGACCTTGTAGAAATGGTATATGGCATCTGCGTAATGGGAAGCGTGAACGATGGCGATGTGAAGTTCAAGGACTTGGCGCAAGCCATGTACCAGTTCTTTGGTATCAAAGCCAAGGACTGCTATCGTTTCTATACCGACATCAGAAGACGCAAGAACCATAGCCGTACTTACTTCCTTGACAGAATGCAGGAGAAGTTGAACGACAAAATGCGAAAGGATGATGAATTGGAAAGAATGAGACGATAA